In one Gadus morhua chromosome 7, gadMor3.0, whole genome shotgun sequence genomic region, the following are encoded:
- the LOC115547448 gene encoding THAP domain-containing protein 1-like, with the protein MPDSCCAIGCRNRRGNKPGLCFYRIPSEKENPERRRLWICALRRASVPGENKQWQPSKYTRLCSEHFIKGAKCDDPLSPDWVPSIFSHIPATKKRKREKDMERYEQHSRTKNKRVEEKKKKDAVDVLDLSSVPDAGPAPPAVDEQQCGNKPCKENIARLQRECNDLREENLKLKEIIKSGTFDELAFEKDDEKVKAMTGIPSYSKSQVVLTFVFSFLQTGTNLSPFQQILLTLMRLKMNLPLSLLGCMFKISIPTASRTFRSTIEVLNARLAPALLFWPNREELQLSMPMIFRQVFRKCRAI; encoded by the exons ATGCCAGATAGTTGTTGTGCAATTGGCTGCAGAAATCGACGAGGGAACAAGCCTGGGTTGTGCTTTTACAGAATCCCGTCTGAGAAAGAAaacccagagaggaggaggttgtggatATGTGCCTTGAGACGTGCCTCCGTCCCTGGGGAAAACAAACAATGGCAACCATCCAAGTACACACGTCTTTGTAGCGAACATTTCATCAAAG GTGCCAAATGTGACGACCCTTTGTCCCCTGACTGGGTTCCATCCATCTTCTCACACATTCCAGCCACCAAGAAGAGGAAAAGGGAGAAAGACATGGAAAGGTATGAGCAGCACAGCAGAACGAAGAacaagagggtggaggagaaaaagaagaaagatgCAGTGGATGTCCTCGACCTGTCATCAGTACCAGATGCTGGACCTGCGCCACCTGCTGTGGATGAACAACAGTGTGGCAACAAGCCATGCAAGGAAAATATTGCAAGATTACAAAGGGAGTGTAATGACCTCAGAGAGGAAAACCTTAAACTGAAAGAAATTATTAAATCAGGAACATTTGATGAACTGGCTTTTGAAAAAGATGATGAAAAAGTGAAGGCAATGACTGGAATCCCCTCATATTCAAAGTCACAAGTAGTTTTAACATTTGTGTTTTCATTTCTGCAGACTGGTACaaacctctctcccttccaacAAATTCTGTTAACTCTTATGAGGCTGAAAATGAACCTTCCCCTGTCATTGCTTGGTTGTATGTTTAAGATCTCAATTCCCACTGCCAGCAGAACATTTAGAAGCACCATTGAAGTGCTGAATGCAAGACTTGCTCCAGCACTTTTGTTTTGGCCAAATCGAGAGGAGCTTCAGTTGTCAATGCCTATGATATTTAGACAGGTTTTTCGTAAATGtagggccatatga